Part of the Primulina huaijiensis isolate GDHJ02 chromosome 15, ASM1229523v2, whole genome shotgun sequence genome is shown below.
TGGATTTGGCTGAATGAGATGACCTCCCAGTGTACTTTGGCCATTAGGGTCACCTCCCGGGGTTACCTGGATATTGGGTCCGACTTCTCCCTGGCTGTCGAGTGGGCTGAACCTCTCTCCTAGGGTATCAACGGGTTTCTAGGATCTTGTTTTTTACTGTTCCTTTTTACCGTGTCGTGTGCTTTGATGAGTTATGCAAAAGTGATTTTGTAGAAAAATGTGGATGAAGCAGTAGAAAAGCTAAAGGGTGAAGGGATTGAAACTCTGGGGCTAGCGTGCCATGTCTCAAATGCACAACAAAGAAAAGATCTGATAGAGAAGACCATTCAGGTAATTTCATTGGACAATTTGTTTTTTAACTaccatttatttattcatattcTGTGTACTTTTTATAGTGATCGATTGTTGCTGGTCTACATCCTTCAAACTATTGGGTTGGCTATTTGGTCACTGGTTTCTATTGGTTGGATAAAATAAATGAtgaatattttgataaaaaatcCTGTGACACGAACCCAATTTTTCAGAAATCATATCATTGTGTTGTGAAAGGATGCGTTGTGATGCCCAGAAAAGAGAGAAAATACAATGAAAAACTGCAATATGCACTTCTGCTCCTGGTTCCAGTGCTTAAGTTTATAAGATATAAAGCATATCcaattgaaaatgaaaatagtaTGCTTGTTCAATACTAATGGAGTAAAAGATAAAgccaataatatttttcatacattTAACAAGATCTAAATTCGTCACATTTTAAATCTGAAGTCCGTTTTCACAGAAATAGATGAACCCGACTGATAACCTTTACATAATAAGCTTTTTCTAAGCATACATTACAAGATGTAGATGAGATGCCATAAAAAATTAGAAGGTATGTGAATTCAGTGCCGCCGGTGATGTTTCGATTTCCAGGCAGTGTGGCTGTAACCATTAATTTCTTAGTGGTTGAGATTGTACTTTTTTGGGTGAATTGCAAGTTCTCAATCTCATTATGTATGCAATTTTCGGTGAGCCTTAGTTGATATCTTTGTTCCCCATACTAGAATACTCGTCGACCATGAAACATGTTAACTACGTTCTCATGGAATGTAACATTATTAGTGTCTTTATCATTGTATAATGCTTGGGTATACAGATTAATCATGTCAAAAtcagaataaataaaataatcattaatCGAAGAAAGGGCCTTCCATGAGAGAATTTTAACCAGACCAACAGTTGGCTTGATAACAGATTTGTTCATTATCTTTCATTATTCCTTTATCATATGCTGACGAGTAGGTTAAGGATGGAAATTATGGTGTCATAAAAATTGAATAGGGTGCTGCGAACAGATTGTCTTTTTCCACTTTTCTTTCCTATGATATCCTAGTCTTTAATTTTCTCTTGAAACCTTATGTTAAAACTCTCAATTTTTATccctatgatttttttttaattgcttTGCTTGCAGAAATATGGTAAAATAGATGTAATTGTATCCAATGCTGCTGCCAATCCTTCTGTCGATGGAATCTTGGAAACCAAAGAGTCAGTTCTTGATAAATTATGGGAAATCAATGTGAAAGCAACTATACTTCTTCTGCAAGTACGTCAATTTGAATTATGGCATATGTAACACCACATCTTCTATTGAATAAAACAATAGTTTGAGCAAATTATATGCCGGCCTAGGAAAAATGTGCCCCGCAATTGGATATCCAATTTTCGATGAAAGTTAAAATattcaaagaattttaaaaaatgtgctTAGATGAGTTCAAGGCAAATCTAAGCATCCAACGGACTCGTGGCTCATTGGCCAAGACAGTTTGAATAATGGCCTAGATGATCATATGTAAGgcataattttgattttcattattTCTCCTCATGAATAAGgcttaattttgtttttcaaaatttctccTCGTGGTCCTGTTATTATTGCAACTTTATGTTTGTGATCATCGTTAACAGGATGGAGCTCCTCACTTGAAGGAAGGCTCTTCAGTCGTATTCATTTCTTCCATAGCCGCTTTTCAACCACCTCGAGGATTGTCCATGTATGGTGTGACCAAAACAGCTCTTCTTGGGCTTACGAAGGTACTCATAATTTGGTTTTGTGTCCTTCTAGTACTTCCTTTACTTGAGATCTTATTCCTACTGACTCTTCTTTTCAGGCACTTGCAGCTGAAATGGCCCCAAATACTCGTGTAAACTGTGTGGCACCTGGTTTTGTACAAACTCGATTTGCAGATTTTCTTACAACGGATAAGAGCAGGGTAGCctgaataatatttaatacttaacattttattaaatgtCCCTTTGACAATTCCATTacttttttgtattgaattctGGTTTTTATTTAGAGAAAGGCCCTCGAGGAGAGAACGTTACTCGGTAGGCTCGGGACTACACAAGATATGGCTGCAGCAGCGGCTTATTTGGCTTCTGACGATGCTTCGTATATCACTGGCGAAACGTTGGTTGTTGCTGGAGGAATGCCTTCTAGGCTCTGATTTCTCCTTCTTGTAGTTTGTCTTCCCTTTTTTTCGTTTGTTTTTCCATTTCCCCCCATAATCTCTTCAAGAATTGATAACCTTTCATACATTCAATAAAGTGCTTTGGGGACAATCTCATTTCTCTTTTTGGCCGTCTTTTTTCCTGTGGTGCATATGGAGAAACTAGTGTACCTTTGAGGAGCCTGATGAAAATTATATTCGATTAGTTTG
Proteins encoded:
- the LOC140960097 gene encoding tropinone reductase-like 3 isoform X1, which codes for MEVKGKRFEGKVAIVTASTQGIGFSIAERLGLEGAAVVISSRRQKNVDEAVEKLKGEGIETLGLACHVSNAQQRKDLIEKTIQKYGKIDVIVSNAAANPSVDGILETKESVLDKLWEINVKATILLLQDGAPHLKEGSSVVFISSIAAFQPPRGLSMYGVTKTALLGLTKALAAEMAPNTRVNCVAPGFVQTRFADFLTTDKSRRKALEERTLLGRLGTTQDMAAAAAYLASDDASYITGETLVVAGGMPSRL
- the LOC140960097 gene encoding tropinone reductase-like 3 isoform X2, translated to MEVKGKRFEGKVAIVTASTQGIGFSIAERLGLEGAAVVISSRRQKYGKIDVIVSNAAANPSVDGILETKESVLDKLWEINVKATILLLQDGAPHLKEGSSVVFISSIAAFQPPRGLSMYGVTKTALLGLTKALAAEMAPNTRVNCVAPGFVQTRFADFLTTDKSRRKALEERTLLGRLGTTQDMAAAAAYLASDDASYITGETLVVAGGMPSRL